Proteins from one Pyrobaculum neutrophilum V24Sta genomic window:
- a CDS encoding respiratory nitrate reductase subunit gamma, translated as MLDAVLFIGVPYLALVVLIIGVLAKIGAWISPRGLTSLASVAVVSYNWSAGARAGEVLKRILTFYTLKYTNDKLLYWGALLFHWGIFLTLLLGHTALFFSPEQLAAMGIDPSTRKIIAIGLGTLFGIVVVIGLILLWARRLTKPEVKSFTFADDWFALVLITAIVLVGLVNTAVIHPHYDKTVTPWLQNLLTGNVAAALEAITKAEPLVKLHIFLAEVLMIYVPFGKMIHPFTIFFEPTITSAPYKVSGSEVIFSK; from the coding sequence ATGCTAGACGCCGTGTTGTTCATAGGCGTCCCATATCTCGCACTAGTAGTACTTATTATAGGAGTTCTAGCCAAGATAGGCGCCTGGATTTCGCCACGTGGGCTAACCTCTCTAGCCTCCGTAGCTGTAGTTTCCTACAACTGGAGCGCAGGAGCTAGAGCTGGAGAGGTGTTAAAACGGATATTGACATTCTACACACTGAAATACACCAACGACAAGTTGCTCTACTGGGGTGCGCTCCTCTTCCACTGGGGTATATTTCTAACTCTCTTACTAGGCCACACAGCTCTCTTCTTCTCCCCTGAGCAGCTTGCGGCAATGGGCATAGACCCATCCACTAGAAAAATAATAGCTATAGGCCTAGGGACGCTATTTGGCATTGTGGTAGTTATAGGATTAATCTTGCTCTGGGCTAGGCGGCTGACAAAGCCTGAGGTAAAAAGCTTTACCTTCGCCGACGATTGGTTTGCACTAGTCTTAATAACGGCGATAGTACTCGTAGGCCTAGTTAACACCGCAGTCATACATCCACATTATGACAAAACAGTTACGCCGTGGCTACAAAATCTACTGACAGGCAATGTAGCCGCGGCGTTAGAGGCCATAACTAAGGCGGAGCCGCTGGTTAAATTACACATATTCCTCGCAGAGGTGCTAATGATATACGTCCCATTTGGAAAAATGATACACCCATTTACAATATTCTTTGAACCTACAATTACATCTGCACCATATAAAGTATCTGGAAGCGAAGTTATTTTTTCAAAGTAA
- the dsrB gene encoding dissimilatory-type sulfite reductase subunit beta, whose product MSAIQLNIPNELDRFLPDIVKRNYGKWKERKFHGPGIIEHVSETGERVFTVKAALPPNARVSVDTLEKFADIADKLGVGALRITIAGNVEFITDSLEKALKIREELEKLGFPVGGWGGALWGINTCTAFLTCQIAVIDAPSIGKALGDALKPYFTGEEKLPAKLRVFISGCPSGCAGGTAIDIAIVGMWGAPPKIREEVLPLCMPPPKALAKIPESQVFLVQVCPTGALTLRREGEKIKLVLVGEKCINCGRCKDNCDAFDYDPKDVGAAILIGGKMANTGVGPRLARVLIPWIPANPPRYDEIIAVVKKVVDVWKKHGRPGERLADFVERIGWAKFVELVGAPKMAAQYLWWPDAARTYLTYRARGEVIFKGFRDAP is encoded by the coding sequence ATGAGCGCGATACAGTTAAACATACCCAACGAGCTCGACAGATTCTTGCCGGATATAGTCAAGAGGAACTACGGCAAGTGGAAAGAGAGGAAGTTCCACGGCCCCGGCATTATAGAGCACGTCTCCGAGACAGGCGAAAGGGTGTTCACCGTGAAAGCGGCTCTGCCGCCTAACGCCAGAGTTAGCGTAGACACGTTGGAGAAGTTTGCGGATATCGCCGATAAACTGGGCGTAGGCGCCCTGCGTATAACTATTGCGGGCAACGTCGAGTTTATCACAGACTCGCTTGAGAAAGCGCTGAAGATCAGAGAGGAGCTGGAGAAGCTGGGCTTCCCAGTGGGAGGCTGGGGAGGAGCGCTGTGGGGCATTAACACATGTACCGCGTTTCTCACATGTCAAATCGCGGTGATAGACGCGCCGAGCATCGGCAAAGCGCTTGGAGACGCCCTCAAGCCCTACTTCACGGGCGAGGAGAAGCTTCCCGCAAAGCTGAGGGTCTTCATATCTGGCTGTCCCTCGGGTTGTGCAGGAGGCACTGCTATTGACATAGCAATTGTCGGCATGTGGGGCGCCCCGCCCAAGATAAGAGAGGAGGTACTGCCGCTGTGTATGCCTCCTCCCAAAGCCCTTGCTAAAATACCAGAGAGCCAGGTATTCCTAGTGCAGGTGTGTCCAACCGGCGCGTTGACGCTAAGGAGAGAGGGAGAGAAGATAAAGCTTGTATTAGTGGGCGAGAAGTGTATCAACTGCGGCCGTTGTAAGGACAACTGCGACGCGTTTGACTACGACCCGAAGGACGTAGGCGCGGCCATATTGATAGGCGGCAAGATGGCGAATACAGGAGTTGGGCCTAGACTCGCCAGAGTACTTATACCGTGGATTCCTGCAAATCCGCCGAGATATGATGAAATAATCGCGGTTGTGAAAAAGGTTGTTGATGTGTGGAAGAAGCATGGCAGACCTGGAGAGAGACTTGCAGACTTCGTCGAGAGAATAGGCTGGGCAAAGTTCGTCGAGTTGGTGGGTGCGCCGAAAATGGCGGCGCAGTATCTATGGTGGCCAGACGCCGCAAGAACCTACCTGACATACAGGGCCAGGGGCGAGGTTATATTCAAAGGATTCAGAGATGCGCCATAG
- the dsrA gene encoding dissimilatory-type sulfite reductase subunit alpha: MAAPPNLPPPDKLLEMAEQYLKELEKGPWPSHVAEIRKTGYPLHVYGVGLVARKSPWGPSAVKAKRLTGVLARIARDWVPKGGEEVHFRVFHTPGRFLPTSYLRGIIKVAREYGIGLVEVVGQTGAMVINVRSKEVGDAMIEALRQVGTDVGGSGDAIRELNTCVGPALCEFALYDTLKWFTEFRKDKKIHDAIAVPGFPYKFKIKFSGCPMDCGRANRADLGFIGTWKGAPEVDQELLRKKIEAGEVDPNDLVSKCAGGAISWDAEKKELKIDGSRCKKCMYCIRKAYPAIKPGKERRVAVVVGGGSKGRYGPKLGWFVGYLKPDEVQKGIELVFKVIEPWDKEAQAKVRVGDYILMTGLYQFIEKTGIQLEDTPKLVEKLPDNVPYRVLPEEERKKYAQFAEELRRAVGI, encoded by the coding sequence ATGGCTGCACCCCCAAATCTACCGCCGCCAGATAAACTGCTCGAGATGGCTGAGCAATACCTCAAAGAGCTAGAGAAGGGGCCGTGGCCAAGCCACGTGGCGGAGATAAGGAAAACAGGCTACCCACTCCACGTATATGGCGTTGGTCTAGTCGCTAGAAAAAGCCCGTGGGGGCCTAGCGCGGTAAAGGCAAAGCGTCTAACGGGAGTATTGGCGAGAATTGCTAGAGATTGGGTGCCGAAGGGCGGAGAGGAGGTACACTTCAGAGTCTTCCACACCCCCGGTAGGTTTCTACCAACGAGCTACCTAAGGGGAATTATAAAAGTGGCCAGGGAGTACGGAATCGGCCTTGTGGAAGTGGTAGGTCAGACGGGCGCCATGGTGATTAATGTGAGGAGCAAAGAGGTGGGAGACGCCATGATTGAGGCGTTGAGGCAGGTTGGTACAGACGTAGGCGGTAGCGGCGACGCCATTAGAGAGCTGAATACATGCGTAGGCCCCGCCCTCTGCGAATTTGCGCTCTACGACACTCTGAAGTGGTTTACGGAGTTTAGAAAAGACAAGAAGATCCACGACGCAATTGCAGTGCCGGGGTTCCCCTACAAGTTCAAGATTAAATTCTCGGGGTGCCCCATGGACTGCGGTAGAGCAAACAGAGCAGACCTCGGCTTCATTGGAACATGGAAGGGCGCCCCCGAGGTAGACCAGGAGCTACTGAGGAAGAAGATAGAGGCGGGCGAGGTGGACCCCAACGACCTCGTTTCTAAATGCGCCGGGGGGGCGATAAGTTGGGACGCCGAAAAGAAAGAGCTGAAAATAGACGGCTCTAGGTGTAAGAAGTGTATGTACTGTATTAGGAAGGCGTACCCGGCCATCAAGCCAGGGAAAGAGAGACGTGTGGCTGTGGTGGTAGGTGGTGGATCAAAGGGGAGGTACGGTCCTAAGCTCGGCTGGTTTGTGGGGTACCTGAAGCCAGACGAGGTGCAGAAAGGCATAGAGTTGGTGTTTAAAGTTATTGAGCCGTGGGATAAGGAGGCGCAGGCCAAGGTACGCGTAGGAGACTACATCCTAATGACTGGGCTTTACCAATTCATAGAGAAGACAGGCATACAGCTAGAGGACACTCCGAAGCTTGTCGAAAAGTTGCCAGACAATGTGCCGTACCGCGTCTTGCCGGAGGAGGAGCGTAAGAAATATGCCCAGTTTGCAGAAGAACTAAGACGGGCGGTGGGGATATGA